From a single Oreochromis niloticus isolate F11D_XX linkage group LG3, O_niloticus_UMD_NMBU, whole genome shotgun sequence genomic region:
- the LOC112846054 gene encoding uncharacterized protein LOC112846054: MVGVESSRSSELALNFQCPAFNMDTNTDSPLLRFLRNRGVPEDCLLRMLQERIDATVIDFMDDKTLSGYIPTYGDRIAARRFCLENSGASTKESRKNSLLEKLKEKMGINENEKKPDHEEAFVSKRKRTYAKNNKWAEKKTRKIELGWIHEGKQVRKRRGGGTRTFDVPKDSKKADILQYAKDLFFPSGKSKFGRWEVFGHDILDYQEEAVFDEDVTVGELYSALKMGMLRFYLCTRRFSNDEDDEEVYDRGKTHVNNVTQLTGSHQEDEEASHTVVISSSESRNADEDVLLDTSEVMIGPYLGEPLPCQLDDTVIDEPFLQFEEDDLVITSITLPPTNTAVSSPDTSISNEAISSAGSYDVVCVTIKLHRVTVLEEMISQFKDPALLIHPLKYTYIDEKGADADGVSRDVYAAFWSEFVDNTAEGEEFRVPSLSPKWQEEEWKSMGRILLKGFQDHGYFPCRLAPVFTVALIFGENQVSDDLLFESLLFYLSQSDRDLITRALKEDLSDEDRDEVLDLMDRLDVSVLPTKENLKGLLLKVAHKQLIQKPAYAAEKMSLVASHFLKEAFQSPQDVLLMYEDKKPTTRKLLKLLTSSPTTQAEKQSFRFLHQYIRGLDDTGLRRMFRFLTGSDVICVDKVEVLFTPVDGLARRPVAHTCGPLLELPWTYTSYPELRNELDNVLAAKSSYEFSIA, from the exons ATGGTAGGTGTGGAGAGCTCACGCTCTTCAGAACTGGCACTTAACTTTCAATGCCCTGCTTTCAACATGGACACAAACACTGATAGCCCACTTCTGAGATTTCTTCGGAATCGTGGTGTACCTGAGGACTGTCTCTTACGAATGCTACAAGAACGC ATTGATGCCACAGTGATTGATTTCATGGATGACAAGACCCTGTCTGGTTACATCCCAACATATGGTGATAGGATAGCTGCCAGACGGTTCTGCTTGGAAAACAGTGGTGCAAGTACTAAGGAATCAAGAAAAAACTCATTGCTCGAAAAATTGAAGGAAAAGATGGGAATCAATGAAAATGAGAAGAAACCTGATCATGAGGAGGCATTCGTTTCTAAGAGAAAAAGAACatatgcaaaaaacaacaaatgggCTGAGAAAAAGACTCGAAAAATTGAGTTAGGGTGGATCCATGAAGGTAAGCAAGTGAGAAAGcgcagaggaggaggaacaaGGACCTTTGATGTGCCCAAAGACTCCAAAAAAGCTGACATATTACAGTATGCTAAAGatcttttctttccaagtgGAAAAAGCAAATTTGGAAGATGGGAGGTGTTCGGTCATGACATATTAGACTATCAGGAAGAGGCTGTATTTGATGAAGATGTCACAGTTGGAGAACTCTACTCAGCACTTAAAATGGGAATGTTGAGATTTTACTTGTGCACAAGAAGATTTTccaatgatgaagatgatgaagaagTTTATGATAGAGggaaaacacatgtaaacaatGTTACACAACTGACTGGCTCACATCAAGAGGATGAAGAAGCTTCTCACACTGTTGTGATCTCATCATCAGAATCTAGGAATGCTGATGAAGATGTATTATTAGACACATCTGAGGTAATGATTGGACCCTACCTTGGAGAGCCTCTGCCTTGTCAACTTGATGACACTGTAATAGATGAACCATTCCTGCAGTTTGAGGAAGATGATCTGGTCATCACATCCATTACACTTCctccaacaaacacagcagtcagtAGTCCAGACACATCTATAAGCAATGAAGCAATAAGCTCTGCAGGATCATATGATGTTGTCTGCGTTACCATCAAACTTCACAGGGTTACTGTTCTGGAGGAGATGATCAGCCAGTTCAAAGATCCAGCACTCCTCATACACCCTCTAAAATACACCTACATTGATGAAAAAGGAGCTGATGCAGACGGTGTATCAAGAGATGTGTATGCTGCATTTTGGTCAGAGTTTGTGGACAATACAGCTGAAGGAGAGGAGTTCAGAGTGCCATCACTGTCACCTAAATGGCAGGAAGAAGAGTGGAAATCCATGGGTAGAATTTTACTGAAGGGATTTCAAGACCATGGATATTTCCCTTGTCGCCTTGCTCCTGTTTTCACAGTGGCACTCATCTTCGGTGAGAATCAAGTATCAGATGATCTGCTGTTTGAAAGTCTTCTCTTTTACCTAAGTCAATCAGATAGGGATCTTATAACAAGGGCTCTAAAAGAAGATCTTTCAGATGAAGACAGGGATGAAGTGCTGGATCTCATGGATCGCCTGGATGTATCAGTGCTTCCAACCAAAGAGAATTTAAAAGGCCTTCTTCTGAAAGTCGCACACAAACAATTAATCCAAAAACCAGCATATGCCGCAGAGAAAATGTCCTTAGTTGCAAGCCACTTCCTAAAAGAAGCTTTTCAAAGCCCACAAGATGTCCTACTAATGTATGAAGATAAAAAGCCAACAACGAGAAAGCTTTTGAAGTTGCTTACTTCCTCTCCCACCACTCAAGCAGAGAAGCAGAGCTTCAGATTTCTGCACCAGTACATCAGAGGACTTGACGATACAGGGCTCAGAAGGATGTTCAGGTTTCTTACTGGGTCAGATGTCATCTGTGTTGACAAGGTTGAGGTACTGTTCACGCCTGTGGATGGACTGGCACGACGACCTGTGGCACACACATGTGGCCCTCTTCTGGAACTACCATGGACATACACGTCCTACCCAGAACTACGAAATGAACTGGACAATGTTTTGGCTGCTAAAAGCTCTTATGAATTCAGCATAGCTTGA